One window from the genome of Enterococcus haemoperoxidus ATCC BAA-382 encodes:
- a CDS encoding MFS transporter, producing the protein MEETGILVEQEEMLNKVGLRSAYAVAFTCMIAFMGIGLVDPILKTIAHQLNATPAQTTLLFTSYMLVTGVMMLFTGFISSRIGAKKTLIFGLIIIIGFSCLAGFSETIEGLIYLRAGWGLGNALFISTALSAIVGVLAGQTEKAIIMYEASMGLGMAIGPLLGGVLGSMSWRMPFFGVATLMFVATLAIAFLLAPIAKPKKKVSLFAGIKALSNHKLRSIGVIALLYNFGFFTLLAYAPFLLEGFSEMQVGFVFFGWGALLAVASVFIAPILEKRINTYRTIILALFFFLACLSFIGFNAQSPNLVAVGVIMAGLFQGLINTLLTTIAMEIPDIERSVASSSYSFIRFFGGAIAPFVAGKLAEIWNSSVTFYFAAFMVLIGLVFVIVHNQYFATEEEYEQA; encoded by the coding sequence ATGGAAGAAACAGGTATTTTAGTGGAACAAGAGGAAATGTTGAATAAGGTAGGTCTTCGATCGGCATATGCAGTAGCATTTACTTGTATGATCGCATTTATGGGAATCGGTTTGGTGGATCCTATTTTAAAAACGATCGCACACCAATTAAATGCAACTCCTGCTCAAACGACATTATTATTTACAAGTTATATGTTGGTAACAGGAGTCATGATGTTATTTACAGGGTTTATTTCAAGTCGAATCGGTGCAAAAAAAACATTGATCTTTGGACTTATTATTATTATTGGGTTTTCATGTTTAGCAGGTTTTTCTGAAACAATCGAAGGATTGATCTATCTACGTGCAGGTTGGGGGCTAGGGAATGCTTTATTTATCTCAACAGCTTTATCTGCTATTGTGGGCGTGTTAGCGGGTCAAACAGAGAAAGCAATCATTATGTATGAAGCTTCTATGGGACTGGGTATGGCAATCGGACCTTTGCTTGGTGGTGTGTTAGGTAGCATGTCTTGGCGTATGCCATTTTTTGGAGTAGCCACATTAATGTTTGTAGCAACATTAGCAATTGCCTTTTTATTAGCACCAATTGCTAAACCAAAGAAAAAAGTATCTCTTTTTGCAGGAATCAAGGCTTTAAGCAATCATAAATTACGTTCAATTGGCGTCATTGCACTTTTGTATAATTTTGGCTTTTTTACATTATTAGCGTATGCACCATTTTTGCTTGAAGGCTTTTCAGAAATGCAAGTCGGCTTTGTCTTTTTTGGCTGGGGTGCATTATTAGCTGTTGCTTCTGTATTTATTGCACCTATTTTAGAGAAAAGAATAAATACGTATCGGACGATTATACTTGCGTTATTCTTTTTCTTAGCTTGTTTGAGTTTTATTGGTTTTAACGCTCAATCACCTAATTTAGTTGCTGTAGGTGTGATTATGGCAGGATTATTCCAAGGATTGATCAATACTCTTTTGACAACAATTGCGATGGAAATACCTGATATTGAAAGAAGTGTGGCATCATCTTCTTATAGTTTTATTCGTTTTTTCGGTGGAGCGATCGCTCCGTTTGTAGCTGGAAAATTAGCGGAGATTTGGAATTCTAGTGTAACATTTTACTTTGCAGCGTTTATGGTTTTGATTGGTTTGGTTTTTGTGATTGTTCATAATCAGTATTTTGCAACAGAGGAAGAATATGAACAAGCTTAA
- a CDS encoding PTS sugar transporter subunit IIB, whose amino-acid sequence MKITLACAGGMSTGMLVKKMEEYAKSQGIEADISACGLSELEEKVTGSDIILLGPQVGYQLDDVKKEYPDIPVLVIEMMDYGMMNGEQVFKNAQEVIASN is encoded by the coding sequence ATGAAAATTACATTAGCGTGTGCAGGTGGAATGTCAACAGGAATGTTGGTTAAGAAAATGGAGGAATATGCAAAATCACAGGGAATAGAGGCTGATATTTCAGCATGCGGGCTTAGTGAATTGGAGGAAAAAGTGACAGGTTCAGATATTATTTTATTAGGGCCGCAAGTTGGTTACCAGTTGGATGATGTAAAAAAAGAATACCCAGATATTCCAGTACTTGTGATTGAAATGATGGATTATGGCATGATGAATGGTGAACAAGTCTTTAAGAATGCTCAAGAAGTTATTGCGTCTAATTAG
- a CDS encoding PTS lactose/cellobiose transporter subunit IIA — MISETDVMQIIVYAGNAKSLAMNAIKEAKSGEISGAKKMLEESKSNLKIAHQYHTDILQTFANNPEEVANMFLTHAQDHMMAAITATDFAKEFIDLHEAMQEMRILIKQNA, encoded by the coding sequence ATGATTTCAGAGACAGATGTAATGCAGATCATTGTTTATGCTGGGAATGCAAAATCCTTAGCAATGAATGCAATCAAAGAAGCAAAAAGTGGAGAGATATCGGGTGCAAAAAAAATGTTGGAAGAAAGTAAGAGCAATCTAAAAATTGCCCATCAGTATCATACAGATATCTTACAAACATTTGCAAATAATCCGGAGGAAGTAGCAAATATGTTTTTGACCCATGCGCAAGATCACATGATGGCTGCAATCACAGCAACAGATTTTGCAAAAGAATTTATCGATTTACATGAAGCAATGCAAGAAATGCGTATCTTAATTAAACAGAACGCATAA
- a CDS encoding sigma 54-interacting transcriptional regulator, with the protein MKRIDKVAELLEHYSEKQPVTATDIAEQLNITRANVSSDLNQLVKLGKANKSGTKPVYFFSTTTKEIGEKNILEDFIKKSPSLFHCGEQAKAAVLYPPNGMHILLTGDTGVGKSMFAELIYTYARSQHKLKADSHFITFNCADYANNPQLLVGSIFGVLKGAYTGADNDRVGLLEKANGGILFLDEIHRLPPEGQEMLFTFIDRGIYRRLGETNSERQAQVLLVCATTEDTTSSLLQTFIRRIPMRIEIPSLVDRGLEERLSLIATFFQAETKKLRTPIEVSTNTIRALLGYHCPNNVGQLKADIQLLCAKAYSQFIVRQEKTIKISSYELPHYIREGLYNTEDRKKIWLLLPNMNARFFHFNEEETTLFLPKETKGNDIYQIIEQKMNDMERIGLDISQTSEIIDTTITNYYRSYNNDSAVDLTNLEQIVGSEIVATTNKVCEKASRLLTVYLSDNVRYGLALHLYNTIQRVKRGQTIRNPRITEIKQNHPRLFETAQHCLSVIESDFSIQLPEDEAGFIALFFTSDENKNKKRAKVEVIVVAHGESTATSMATVVNKLLGEQIVVGFDMNLEEKPLVTLTNIQNYLATKEQLKSVLLLVDMGSLINFSDELAKNLNIEIRCIELVSTLHVLEASRKAALGYELNEVFESTKNIRGLSSYKKDSEEPKLLKLYILTLCTTGEGSAQLIKTMLRSRLNLRGGVCEIVSLQITDEKLLDKMIKNLTNSGKIICTIGTFRLALPSPHFSITEALDETKTEKIQLLIDYEIAFEGMRTNIANMLDYKDGENLITSVREWVETVAVEINPDISYEIKVGLACHIVCMIDRLKQGKNVSSFPQTNVFQEKYETEIISVQKNSQLLEAYYSITIPKDEIFYITAFFMNESFL; encoded by the coding sequence ATGAAAAGAATCGATAAAGTAGCAGAATTACTGGAACACTACTCTGAAAAACAACCTGTCACCGCAACTGATATTGCGGAACAATTGAACATTACACGAGCTAATGTCAGTAGTGACTTAAATCAATTGGTTAAATTAGGTAAAGCAAATAAAAGTGGTACCAAACCTGTTTATTTCTTTTCAACAACTACAAAAGAAATAGGTGAAAAGAATATCTTAGAAGATTTCATCAAAAAGAGCCCTAGTCTTTTTCATTGTGGTGAACAGGCTAAAGCAGCTGTTTTATACCCACCAAACGGGATGCACATTTTATTAACTGGTGATACTGGCGTTGGAAAAAGTATGTTTGCTGAATTAATATATACGTATGCAAGATCACAACATAAATTGAAAGCGGATTCTCATTTTATTACGTTCAACTGTGCAGACTATGCGAATAATCCACAATTATTGGTAGGCTCTATTTTTGGTGTTCTAAAAGGTGCTTATACTGGAGCAGATAATGATCGCGTAGGATTATTAGAAAAAGCCAATGGTGGAATTCTTTTCCTTGATGAAATCCACCGTCTCCCACCAGAAGGACAAGAAATGTTATTCACCTTCATTGATCGAGGCATATACCGCAGACTTGGTGAAACAAACAGTGAACGTCAAGCTCAAGTTTTACTTGTTTGTGCAACTACAGAAGATACAACGTCTTCTTTGTTACAAACATTTATCCGAAGAATTCCCATGAGGATCGAAATACCTAGTTTAGTTGACCGTGGGTTAGAAGAACGACTAAGCCTGATCGCAACATTTTTCCAAGCTGAAACTAAAAAATTAAGAACACCTATCGAAGTCTCCACAAATACGATTCGAGCCTTGTTAGGGTATCATTGTCCTAATAACGTAGGTCAACTTAAAGCAGATATCCAACTACTCTGCGCAAAAGCATATTCACAATTTATTGTGCGCCAAGAAAAAACGATCAAAATCAGTAGTTATGAACTCCCCCATTATATCCGCGAAGGTCTTTATAATACTGAAGATCGTAAAAAAATCTGGCTACTTTTACCGAATATGAATGCTCGGTTCTTCCATTTCAACGAGGAAGAAACCACACTTTTTTTGCCTAAAGAGACAAAAGGAAATGATATTTATCAAATCATCGAGCAAAAAATGAATGATATGGAACGTATTGGTCTAGATATTTCCCAAACATCCGAAATCATTGATACAACTATAACCAATTATTATCGGTCATATAATAATGATTCAGCCGTTGATTTAACCAATTTGGAACAGATCGTTGGGTCAGAAATCGTCGCAACTACCAATAAAGTATGCGAAAAAGCCTCCCGTTTACTAACTGTTTATTTATCAGATAATGTCCGCTATGGACTGGCACTACATTTATATAATACAATTCAACGTGTAAAAAGAGGCCAAACTATCCGCAATCCGCGAATTACTGAGATAAAACAAAATCATCCTCGTCTTTTTGAAACAGCTCAACATTGCCTTTCAGTTATTGAATCTGATTTTAGTATCCAACTTCCTGAAGATGAGGCTGGCTTTATCGCACTATTTTTTACATCTGACGAAAACAAAAATAAAAAAAGAGCCAAAGTTGAAGTCATAGTCGTAGCTCATGGTGAGTCAACTGCTACAAGCATGGCAACTGTTGTTAATAAACTCCTTGGTGAACAAATAGTCGTCGGATTTGATATGAATCTTGAAGAGAAACCGCTCGTTACTTTGACAAATATCCAAAATTATCTCGCCACAAAGGAACAGTTAAAAAGCGTCCTTCTACTTGTGGATATGGGCTCTTTAATAAATTTTAGTGATGAATTGGCAAAGAATTTAAATATCGAAATTCGCTGTATTGAACTAGTCAGTACACTCCATGTGTTGGAAGCAAGTCGAAAGGCTGCTCTTGGTTATGAGTTGAATGAGGTATTTGAATCCACAAAGAATATTAGAGGACTATCTAGTTATAAAAAAGATTCTGAAGAACCAAAATTATTAAAATTGTATATTCTCACTTTATGTACGACAGGTGAAGGCTCTGCTCAACTGATTAAAACAATGTTACGAAGTCGCTTAAATTTAAGAGGAGGAGTTTGTGAAATTGTATCCCTACAAATAACCGACGAGAAGCTGCTAGATAAAATGATAAAGAATTTAACTAACTCTGGAAAAATTATCTGTACGATTGGTACTTTTCGGTTAGCTCTCCCTTCACCTCATTTTTCAATCACCGAGGCATTAGATGAAACAAAAACAGAAAAAATTCAGTTACTTATTGATTACGAAATTGCTTTTGAAGGAATGAGAACCAATATTGCAAATATGTTGGACTATAAAGACGGTGAAAATCTGATCACTTCAGTTCGAGAATGGGTGGAAACAGTTGCCGTAGAAATCAATCCTGATATCTCATATGAAATAAAAGTAGGATTGGCTTGCCATATCGTTTGCATGATCGATCGCTTAAAACAAGGAAAAAATGTTAGTAGTTTCCCACAAACAAACGTATTTCAGGAAAAATATGAAACTGAAATTATCAGTGTTCAAAAAAATAGTCAGCTTTTAGAAGCCTATTATTCCATTACAATACCTAAGGACGAAATCTTTTATATCACGGCTTTTTTCATGAATGAATCTTTCCTTTAA
- a CDS encoding PadR family transcriptional regulator, with protein sequence MNTLSYILLCMLVRKPCTGYELKQYLTLFWEAHHSQIYTSLAKLLKEGYVSVENDDTHSQKKIYHLTTKGEEIVNIWIQEETKEPSQKDEFLAKMYVASILDKDTVKGLLFERKQHQLKILKQNQEKQKQIEMLNNAEEQKKNFGRFLVIQRRIRICEEELLWCQWAEEQVEQLFTTELDS encoded by the coding sequence ATGAATACTCTTAGTTACATTTTACTTTGTATGTTAGTTAGAAAACCTTGTACTGGTTATGAATTAAAACAATATCTGACTCTTTTTTGGGAAGCACATCATAGTCAAATTTACACTTCCTTAGCAAAACTTTTAAAAGAAGGTTACGTATCAGTAGAAAATGATGATACACATTCTCAAAAAAAGATCTATCACTTAACAACTAAGGGAGAAGAAATCGTTAATATTTGGATTCAAGAAGAAACCAAAGAACCCTCTCAAAAAGACGAATTTCTAGCCAAAATGTATGTTGCTTCCATCTTAGACAAAGATACAGTCAAAGGTCTACTTTTTGAAAGAAAACAACACCAATTAAAAATCTTAAAACAAAACCAAGAAAAACAAAAACAAATCGAAATGTTGAATAATGCGGAAGAACAGAAAAAAAACTTTGGACGTTTTCTCGTTATCCAAAGAAGAATACGCATATGTGAAGAAGAACTGCTTTGGTGTCAGTGGGCTGAAGAACAAGTTGAACAATTATTCACAACGGAATTAGATAGCTGA
- a CDS encoding BspA family leucine-rich repeat surface protein, translated as MKKISICFLTILLIGYICPIFASAEEMNYHKLDESVEGNILEDKSKSSIVDSVDEEEIMEQNEYITDNSENKLEVPNETKQENYEKSLKSIVASGMFGTSKWQIDNTGALHIASGEFINTKNSSPWLPYKNQIKKIVFDGPVKASSNSSHLFSNLNQVIDIENISQFDTSAVTLMRDMFSNASSLKTLDLSNFDTSQVIDMAFMFSYMSSLVNLDVSSFNTSQVVYMRSMFYDTKNIVNLDVSNFNTGLVEDMSGMFTGSGTKNLDMTHFDTSSATDMSGMFSNLNLDSLDLSNFDTSQVKSMAAMFSWTKINNLDVSNFNTSLVKDMGDMFTGTDISSLDLSNFNTTSITNINNMFSGSKLNSLDISNFDMNQVVYMYDMFARMNELKHINLGENFQFKDGVVLPSPSNSLPYYGKWQRDYEGAVYTSKELAETYDGLTMKGNYYWAEKRPTLEVKDSTIYEGDSWDPQDNFVSAADEEGTILSFDPNMTTDVVDTAIPGIYKVTYTNNTVSKTITVTVKENLEKIDAKDSVVYTNDSWKAEDNFLSATDRDGNSIEFNPSMTVDTVNTEIPGTYLVTYINGASLKKINVTVKESQASIKVHDSSIKVGDPWKAEDNFKNATDKDGAQVNFKELTVIGTVDTSKAGRYEITYAYDKISSTVVVLVEEHSDKNKKEINSGNDNFTDKTDNSKKQQRIPSKNKDQILPKTGEQLQGFLVILGLVTSTLSVILLNLRKRFL; from the coding sequence ATGAAAAAAATAAGTATTTGTTTTTTAACTATTTTACTAATAGGCTATATTTGTCCAATTTTTGCAAGTGCAGAAGAGATGAATTACCATAAATTAGATGAGTCTGTAGAAGGAAATATTTTAGAAGATAAGTCAAAAAGTTCCATTGTAGATAGTGTAGATGAGGAAGAAATCATGGAACAGAATGAGTACATAACAGATAATTCAGAAAATAAACTTGAAGTTCCCAATGAAACTAAGCAAGAAAACTATGAAAAAAGTTTAAAGTCGATTGTAGCTTCGGGTATGTTTGGAACTAGTAAATGGCAAATTGATAATACTGGAGCTTTACATATAGCTAGTGGTGAATTCATTAATACTAAGAACAGTTCACCGTGGTTACCCTATAAAAATCAAATTAAAAAAATAGTTTTTGATGGACCTGTAAAAGCTAGCAGCAATTCTTCTCATTTGTTTTCAAATTTGAATCAAGTTATCGACATCGAGAATATTAGTCAGTTTGATACAAGTGCTGTTACGTTAATGAGAGATATGTTTTCTAATGCAAGTAGTCTAAAAACTTTAGATTTATCAAATTTTGATACGAGCCAAGTAATAGATATGGCGTTTATGTTTTCTTATATGAGTAGTTTAGTAAACTTAGATGTTTCAAGTTTTAATACAAGCCAAGTAGTTTATATGAGAAGTATGTTCTATGATACGAAAAATATAGTTAATTTAGATGTATCGAATTTTAATACAGGTCTTGTAGAAGATATGAGCGGTATGTTTACTGGCAGTGGTACAAAGAACTTAGACATGACTCATTTTGATACAAGTAGTGCAACTGATATGAGTGGTATGTTTAGCAATCTTAATTTAGATAGTTTAGATTTATCAAATTTTGACACAAGCCAAGTGAAAAGTATGGCTGCTATGTTTAGTTGGACTAAGATAAATAATCTAGATGTATCAAATTTTAATACAAGTCTTGTCAAAGATATGGGTGATATGTTTACTGGAACTGATATAAGCAGCTTGGATTTATCAAATTTTAATACAACTAGTATAACGAATATTAACAATATGTTTAGCGGTAGTAAACTGAATAGTCTTGATATATCTAATTTTGATATGAATCAAGTTGTTTATATGTATGATATGTTTGCAAGGATGAATGAGCTTAAACACATTAACCTTGGTGAAAACTTTCAATTTAAAGATGGAGTAGTTTTACCATCTCCAAGTAATTCTTTACCTTATTATGGAAAGTGGCAAAGAGATTATGAAGGAGCTGTTTATACTTCAAAAGAATTGGCAGAAACATATGATGGTCTAACAATGAAAGGAAATTATTATTGGGCAGAAAAACGACCAACCTTAGAAGTTAAAGATTCTACAATCTATGAGGGGGACTCATGGGATCCGCAAGATAATTTTGTTTCAGCGGCTGACGAAGAGGGGACTATTCTTTCTTTTGATCCAAATATGACCACAGATGTTGTTGATACAGCGATTCCAGGTATATATAAAGTTACTTATACAAATAATACTGTGTCAAAAACAATCACAGTGACAGTAAAAGAAAATTTAGAAAAGATCGACGCTAAAGATTCTGTTGTTTATACTAATGATTCATGGAAAGCAGAAGATAATTTTCTCTCTGCTACTGATAGAGATGGAAATAGTATAGAATTTAATCCTAGCATGACAGTTGATACGGTAAATACAGAAATTCCTGGAACTTATTTAGTGACGTATATAAATGGGGCATCATTGAAAAAAATTAATGTTACTGTAAAAGAGAGTCAAGCAAGTATCAAGGTGCATGATTCGTCTATTAAAGTCGGTGATCCATGGAAAGCAGAAGATAACTTTAAAAATGCAACAGACAAAGATGGAGCTCAAGTAAATTTCAAAGAGCTAACCGTGATTGGAACCGTGGATACTTCAAAAGCAGGCAGATATGAAATAACATATGCTTACGATAAAATATCTTCGACTGTAGTTGTTCTTGTTGAAGAACATAGTGATAAGAACAAGAAAGAAATTAACAGTGGTAACGACAACTTTACAGATAAAACTGATAATAGTAAAAAACAACAACGTATTCCTTCAAAAAATAAGGACCAAATACTTCCTAAAACAGGGGAACAACTTCAGGGGTTTCTTGTTATACTTGGTTTAGTTACTTCTACGTTATCAGTAATTTTGTTAAATTTACGAAAAAGATTTTTATAG